TGTTTTCACTTTTTTTAACCCTATTGATTCAAAGACTTTTTTCAAATCCGCCATTTTGATTACTTTATGCCCACCTACATTTATTCCACGTATTAATGCAATATAAATTGTCATATGATTACCCCTCGCGTATTTACATGCTTAGCAATCGAATTGTTTTGCACCTTCATACTTCTCGAATACTTACCTTAATGCCTCTAACATATCATGTTTGGAAAATATCTCAAATGAAAAAACTTACTACATGATTTTTTTCAAGAGTAAGCTTTGTTATCTTATTATCTCGTTATAGGTAAATGTAATATGAATTGTTGTCCAATTGGTCCCATTCTTCTAAATCCTCTATCTTGAAATCCAACTTTCTCATATAACTGTTGTGCCGGAATATTTTTTTCATTTACAGCAAGAATCACTTCGTTTTTTATTGGATAATAATATTTTACAAAGTCTTGTAATAACGCCAATGATTTTTTAGCATATCCTTTCTTTTGTTTATTATGATTAACAGAAAAAGAAGTTAAAAGTATAGCATCCTTATTTTCTGTAAACTCCTGTACTCTGCCACCTGTTTGTAATATAAATACACCGACAGGTACTCCGTTATAGTCTAAAATAACAACTACATTTTTCGTTCGATCATTTTTCGCTTTCTCCAGTAATTCACCTGGATTCGCCGTAAATTGAACTTGTTCACTTGGTAAAGTAAATGATTGTATTATCTCTTTATACTGCTCCTTATATGGAACTAATTGTATTTCCCCTGTATGTATGTTCATGCTTAACTCTCCCATTCCTTCGAGTTGTTAACTTAAACCTTGCTGTGTTTTAGAATGCACTTTTCCATCCAAAAATGTAATTTCAGCAAATGATTTTGGATCATTGCCTTTCCAAGCAAAAATTTGTTTAATTCGTGTAGAATGTTCTTCCCCTTCTTCTATGAGTAAATCCCCTTCAAAACCGATTAAATCTTTCACTTCTAAATATGTCATTCCTTCATTAATATTTGAGAAATGATTTACATTAATGGATTTTTGATTTTGATTTTCCGTTATAGTAGAAGATGTAGCAGTTTTCTTCTTCACTTCTTTCTTCTGGTCACACGCTGTCATACTAAAACCTATGCATAAACTACACAATATGAGTGTGCTTTTTTTCATCATAACGGTTGTCCCTCCCCTCATTATTAAAACATATTTTCCCTTAAAAATAAACTGAATATTTAATTTTAAAAAAATCCCGTACAATTTAGTACGGGATTTTCCCTATTTTTTCAAATGATTATTGGACTGATCATTTTGTTCTTTTCGAAGTTCTTGTTCTTCATCTTTTGGTAATTGTTTATCATTATCTTTAATCGGGTTTGTTTCTCTATTTTCAATCATATCATTTGGAACTTGCGGCATTACACGGCCAACAATTGCTGCTAATTCATCAAGTATGCCTTCACCAGTTTTACCATTCTTAATTTGCTTACCTATTTGTTTTAGTCTTTCATACGTATCAACATCTGCTACAACGACTGCATTCGCACCATTTGGGTCATTCTTCAAACTTTCTGCAACAGAATACTTAATTGACTCAACGCGAGTTCGATCAAGTTTCGCTTTTACATCAATACCTACAACAGCATATTTCCCAACTACTACTGCTGTCGCATCGTTTACACCAGGTATACTTGCAGCTAAAGATGCCAGATGATCAGCTGCTTTTTCATTTGGCTTATTTGATTTATTTGTATACGTAACATTTTTCATCGAGACATTTTTTTGTTCTGGCTTTTCATTAGGATTGTCTTTTTTTCCAATGCTACATCCAGTAATAACGAAACAAAGCATTAACATATATATAATGATTTTCATTATTTTCACCACTTTATCATTGATGTTTAATCATAAATTTTTTCAACAGCTTGCATCTTCTTCACTTTTTCTTCTGCCCCGCTATTTGCGTTAATGAAAATTTGATACGTATCTTTCCCTAAAGTACCAACAAACTCATAGCAAAGTACTTCATTATGCAAGTCATTTACTACTACAGCTTTACGTTCTTCCATAACTTTTACATCGGGATTAATTTTCTTTCTCGCCTCAGCAGCAGTTAGCTTCGCACTCGGAATTGTTCGTTTTTGATGCGATGCTAAATATTCCTTTGCCGAAAAACCAACAATCGATCCGTCATCTAAAGCAATTTTCATTTGAATTGCTTCTGGATAAATACGCACTCCATTTTCATTTACAACGTACGTAAACACACCGATATTATCATATTGAGAACTATCAAATAGCTCCATATTTGTAAACTTATGATCCTTTAAAAATGTTAATCCTTTACTTCCTGCATCATTTAAACTAATTTTTTGCTCTTTAATTTCTCGGTTATTCATTACCCAAATTGGATATCCACCTTTTCCCGTAATATCCATATAAAATTCATTATTTGTTGCTGGGTCTTTAATTTTCACACTGTAGAAAGATTCTTTTGCACCTTTTCCACTTTTCTCAACATCTACTTTTTCATTTCCTTTTAAATTCAAAAATGATTTTGCAATTTTTCCTGCCTCATCTTCTGAAATCGCTTTTCCTTCTGCTTCAAACCCACCTTTTTTGTTCTTTTGTGCACTTGTAAAAGTAGGTCCGAAATTAGTAGACGAGTACGACGTTACATTCTTTTCAACTGTTTTTAATCCATCAATAATTGTGTTATCTGCTGGATCTCGGTTTGATGCAAGTGCCATTTCAACGTCCATCCAGCGTAAGTTGTTTTTCAACACAAGGTGTTGCACTTTTCTTAGTTCATCTTGTATATTTCCTGCATTTGAATATAACGTTTGCAATGTTTTATATTCTTGCTCATTTAATGGTTCTTTTTCTAAATCACGAATTGCTGCACGATAGCTAAAATCACCGATATTTGCTAAAAATTCTTCCGTTTTATTAAACGGCATTAATGTTAATGGTAGTTGACCTACATCAGAACGAGCTTCAGATGTTAAACGCCAAACATCTGCTAATGCAGGTGATAAAGATGTGCGTGAATTCATGGCAAGCGTTGTGCCAATTTTATCGTGTAACAAATCAACCTCGTATGCTAAATCATGGAATGCTCGTTGATAACTATTTTCCGCTCGAATTAAAACCGCATTTTTCTCTTGGTGTTCTTTATAGCCCCAATATCCTGTTCCAACTACACCGACTGTTAATAACACAATGATAATACCTCTTAACATAGTTCCACCTCCGCTCTATTTACAGAAAATATGTTTACCGATTTTTTTAATTTGTGGACGACTCCAAATCCATTTACTTGTCGCGGTATCTGGATTGAAATAATATAATGCATTCCCGGTTGGATCCCATCCATTGATCGCATCTAATACAGCTTTTTTCGCTGTTTCATTTGGCGTTAAATATATTTGTCCGTCTGCTACTGCTGTAAAGGCTCTCGGTTCAAAGATTACACCTGAAACGGTATTTGGAAACGATGCACTTGTAACACGATTTAAAATAACCGAAGCCACTGCAACCTGTCCTAAATATGGCTCGCCACGTGACTCTCCGTATACAGCGTTTGCCATTAACTGAATGTCATTTTGAGAATAACCGTTTGGAACATTTGTCCCTTTACTTTGTGGTGGTTTATTTTCTTGTGCAGTACCACCGCTATTCCCTTTATTAGTTGTAGTACCTTTATTAGCGGTCGACTTATCATACTTCGTCGCTTTTACAAGCATTTGCTTCGTTTTAGCACCCGCTAAACCATCAACCGGCAATCCAAATTTTTGCTGAAAGTTTCGAAGCGCCCAATATGTACCCCATCCGAAAACACCATCTACTTTTCCTGTGTAAAATCCGTTATGTTTCAAACGAGATTGTAATTCAATGACATCTTCTCCAGATGCTCCCCTTTGGATTACTTGATTAGAAAAGGCTTCTACATTTTTGGTTTGTATACTACTTACCATTAAAGATAAGCCAATAAAGGTAAGTAAAACCGCTATCTTCAAAAAACCTTTTTGAATCATATATTTCCCTCCTTAATTACAGTAATGAATTCATGGTTATGTTTTGTAAATGTGAAGCTTTTATGTAAAGAAGACAAAAAAAGCCAAGCTTATATGCTTGAAGATATATGCACACAATATAAAAAAGAGTAAAAGGAGCTTATTATGAAGTATTTCTTCACACGTATAGCATTCGCAATTTTTTTACTAACAGCATGTTCAAATATATATACTGATCCGTCTATCGTTCACGCACAGCCGCCCTATGCAAAATGGGGTAAACTAGCCGTTGAAAAAACGAAAGAACAATATCCGAAAGCTGAGATTATCGATTACCTTCATATAGGTAGAAAACCAAAAACTGTTCAAATAACAGTTGAAAAGTTTAAATTATGGCTACGTGAGGGTGGAAAAGAGTATGGTGTTTTTGTGGATGTAGAGTTTGATACGAAAACAGAGAAATTTTTAAAGATGTCCTTTCAGAAGACAAATCGGTAAAACAAAGAAACCTCCGTCTTTACATACAGACGGAGGTTTCTTTATGTACTTCTTCCTTAATAAGGAGGATTATTTTTTAAATGCAAAGATCGATTCCCTAACATTTTTACTAATCCGCAAATAGCTCCAATAACAACGGATATCCCTATACTATATAAAAATACTCTCCCATATCCACCTATTCTGGGATCTAAAAACGGATATGGATACCAATTCACGAATGAACCACGTATTAAGCTATAAATAACATATAAAAGCGGGAAAATTAGCCAACTAGTTGCTTGTTTCCACGTGATTGTCTTCGTAGGTGGATTTATAACCCAATCTAAAATCATCGCTAATGGCATGATGTAATGAAGCACAGTATTTACCCACGGTATCGCTGTTTGAAGTGACTCTTCTAATCCCCTTAATAACAAAAAATAAATAAGTCCTGTTGTCAGTATGTATACTGTAGCTGCGCCGCGAAGAACTCCAAACTGCTCGGAACGTCCGAATGTGGCTGTCCCCAAGCTACTTAATAGTAGAATTACCGCCACTAAAATATTACTTTCGATTGTAAAGAAACTAAAAAAATTAACTGGATTGAACGGTTTCACTTGTGCCCTTTTAACAAATTGTGTAATAAGTGCGCTAAACGCTAGAAGACTTAATAACAGTCTATAAACCGCTATCATTTTTGCACTTCTCATACAACACCCCATTCCTCTTCTTATTTATGATTGGAATTCTCTATTATATGCTCTATAAATAACTTTAATGGTACGAGGCCACGTTTCGGCATGTGACTACTAATAACCGCTACGAGCTCTAACTGCGGAATGATAATAATGTATTGCCCTCCGTATCCCATAGCAAAATACATACAATACGGTATGTGAAATCTTTTGTTATGTAATACCCACCAGTGATATCCATATGCCCCGACATGTTCATACGTTTCAAATAGAGCTGTATTTGATTCTTCTAACCATTTCGATGATACAATTTCATTCCCCTTCCAATATCCATTGTTCAAACATAATTTCCCTAACTTTAATAAGTCTATAGATTTCATTTTCATACCGAATCCGCCAACATATATACCTTGCGGGTCTTGTTGCCACTCATACTCCGTAATGTTTAACGGCTCAAATAAATACTTTTTCGCGAATTGCTCCGTCGACATTCCAGTTGCTTCTTGAATAATGTAACTAAGTAAATGAGAAGAGCCTGAATTATAATTCATTTTCGTACCCATTTCTTCAATGAGCGGCTTTTCTAAAATATATTGCACCCAATTGTCTGATTCCACAAAATCATTTGGGAAAACAACACCATTTCCGAACTCTTGCCAATCTTCTCCTGTTGTCATCGTTAATAAATGATACAGCGTTAATTCCCTCTTATTCTCCGGTACATTTGGAATCCACGTTGTGATTTGTGTATGTATATTATTTATAAATCCTTTATCAATTGCGATACCAATTAATATAGATACGATACTTTTTGTAATCGAATTAATTTTAAATAAGTCATTTGCACAGTCTATCGTTTTATAGTACTCAGTCGTTAATTCCCCTTTTTGATAAACAAGAAATGTATTAACTTTTTTCTTTTCAAATTTATTTTGTAATTGCTCAAAGTTCAAGAAATCTTCCTCCATCTAAATGATTATGTAATATTTGTTGTTCATCTCGTTCTCTCTATTAAATCATATTTGTTTTTAAAACAAAAAAATAAACTTGCCAGCATTTAATAGCTGACAAGTTTATTTTATAATTTCGTTCGAACATTCCAAAGCTCTGGGAAGAAGCATTGATCAAGCACTCGCTTTAAATAAGATACGCCAGAAGAGCCACCTGTTCCCATTTTATGACCAATAATTCGTTCTACCGTTTTCATATGACGGAAACGCCATTGTTGTAGCCAGTCTTCAATATCGATTAATTTCTCTGCAAGCTGATATAAATCCCAATATTTCTGCACGTCCGCATATACTTCTATCCAAGCCGCTTCTACAGTTGCATCCTCTTCGTAAGCCTGCGTAATATCACGGTTTAACACATCTTCATGAATTGGGAATCCTTCTTTAACAAGCGCTTGTATCGCCACATCATACAAACTTGGTGCATGAAGTGCTTTATGAAGACGAGCATGTAATTCTGGGTCCTTTTCATAAATCTTTAATGCATGTGGTGTTTTATAACCAAGTGCATACTCAATCATTCGATATTGATACGATTGAAAACCGGAAGCCTGACCAAGTGAATCACGGAACTCAATATATTCTGATGGCGTTAATGTCGCAAGAATATCCCAAGATTGAATAATTTGCGACTGAATTTTTGATACACGTGCTAACATTTTAAAAGCTGGTGGTAATTTATCTTGTTTAATAGATTCAATTGCTGCATTCAGTTCATGTAAAATTAGTTTCATCCAAAGCTCACTCGCTTGGTGAATAACGATAAATAACATTTCATCATGATGATCTGATAATCTTTGTTGACTAGATAATAAGCTATCTAGCTGTAAATACTCTCCGTAAGTCATATTTTCCTTAAAATCAGTGTGAATCCCTTTTTCCATAATTACCTTTTCGTTTTCTTTCATATTAATCAAACGCCCCTTTTATATATTTCTATTTATATTGGTCTAATAACAGCGCGAACTGGGCTCCCATCTGCATCTGTTAATGCAAGTGGTAAGGCAATAAGTTCGTAATCGCCGTCTGCTACGTGATCGAGTACGACATTTTCTAAAATGTGAATTCCGTGTTTAAATAATTGATGATGTGCTGCTAGTTCTTTATCATCTAAAGGATCAACAGAGGGTACATCTACCCCAATTAAACGAATGCCCTTACTTGATAGAAAATCTGCAATATCAGCACGTAAATACGGGATTTTTTCTGGGAATTCTTGCGCTTTACCATGTGAAGATGTACGTAATAATAATCGCTCTACACCTTCTAATTTAAAACGTTCTAATTCCTTTTTACCGATACTCTCCAGCCCTGACACATCGATAACTCGTGCTGCGCCTACATATACGTGTATATCTAAATCTAACACCTTCTTACCGTCATTATCGAAATGAAATGGTGCATCAATATGAGTACCTGTGTGGATACTCATCGTTAACTTTCCGACATTTACTGAACCACTGTCTTCTTTTGACCATGAAACTTCATACGAGAACGGTGTATCCCCTGGCCACGTCGCGATATCATTATTTAGCGGTTGTGAAATATCAATCCACTGCGATGTTTTCATGCTTATGCCACAACCTCTCGCTTATTTTCAAAGTTTTTATATTCTTCATTTTTCATAATTTTCTTTAAGGTTTGTACAGAGTTCCATACTTCCTCATACGTATTGTATAAAGCAACTGGCGCAAGTCTAACTCCATTTGGAGCTCTAAAGTCTGGAATCACTCCATTTGCTTTTAACGCTTTACATATACGTGCCGCCTCAGCATGTTCTAAATAAATATGTCCGCCTCGTTTTTCATCCTCTAGCGGATTTCCGATTGTAAATCCCATATCATTTAACTCCAATTGAATTAAATCAAGCATATATCTTGTTATATGTAATGACTTTTCACGTAATCTTTCAATACGGGCATCTTTAAAAATTTCAAGAGAACCGATTAATGGTGCAATACTTAATACGTGAGGTGTCCCTATTTGATAGGCTCCAGCATGATCAGCCGCAGTTAATGAATGTTCCATATCAAACTGCTTATCCTTTCTAGAGCTAAACCAACCAGATAATCCTGGAAGTCTATCTAAATGTTTTTTATTCACATATAAACCTGCAACACCACCAGGACCTGCATTTAAATATTTATAATTACACCATACAGCGAAATCTACATCCCATTCGTTAAAATGATGCGGAATAGAACCGATTGAATGACATAAGTCAAAACCGATATGAATACCACGTTTATGAGCTTCAGCTGTTAATCGCTTCATATCGAGAATTTGTCCGCTTCTATATAGTACAGAAGGCAATAAAATTAAAGCGATATCATCTGTCATTGCCTGAATAATATCATCTTCAGAAAGTGTTCTTCCATCTCGACTTTTCACTCGTACTAAATGCTCATCTGGATCTAAGCCTTTTAAACGAATTTGACTTTGAAGCGCATAAATATCTGACGGAAATGTTAATTCATCCGCAAGAATTTTTGTACGTATTCCTTTCGGCTCATAAAACGTCGCAATAACTTGATGTATATTCGCAGTCGTGGAACCGGTTACAATTGTTTCTTCCGGCAAAGCTCCAATAAGAGGTGCTGTCAATTCACCTAATTTCTCCGAAAGGAAAAACCACGGATGCTCACCTTCAGTCCATCCATTAATTCCAAACTCTTTCCATGAATCTAGCAAAGTAAGTAACGATTTCTCTGCTCTTTTTGAAAGCAAACCTAAAGAGTTACCATCTAAATATATTGTTCCTTCTTTTTTATAAAATTCAGTTTGAAAATCTTTCAGTTCATCATGTTTATCACATTCAAGCGCATACTCATAAGTTGGTTGAAATGGTTCTTTATACATGGTGTCACCTTCTTTTAATTTTCTTTTTATTCTAACTAGTTGAAATATATCACTTAAATTGATATAACGTCAATGATATTATGTCAGTTGACTTTATATACGAACTTCTTTTACAATACAATTATATTTTCAGATATTTCAGTATAAAGAGGTGATTCCTTGAAAAACACTACTCTTTCAACAAGAAAACACCGCTCCTTAGAAACGAAAAAGAAACTATTACATTCCGGTTATACTATTTTTATAAAAAACGGATTTCAGAAAACTACAATCACGCAAATTATTAAACATGCAGAAACTGGTTATGGAACAGCATATGTATACTTTAAAAACAAAGATGCTCTCCTCGTCGTTTTGATGGAAGGTGTGATGAATCGCTTTTATGATATTGCTGATCGCTCTTTTTCCCCTCAAACAAAGGCCGAAGCACGAGATATGATTCAGAATCAAGTGCGCGCTTTTTTACAGTTAGCACAAGAAGAAAGAGCTATATTGCAAGTTGTTGAAGAAGCAATAAGAACCTCAAAAGAAATACGTCAAAAATGGGATGAGATTCGCGAACGCTTTGTAACACGGATTATACAAGACATTACTCATTCCCTGGAAAATGAATTAGTACGAACTAAGTTAAATAAAGAGATTGTCGCATGCGGCTGGTTCTCTATGAATGAAATGTTCCTTTGGACAATCGTTCAAAATGATAAAAAAATTGATGTAGAAGAAATAGTGTATACATTGACGGAAATGTATACGACGGGGTTATATAAATAGCACATTATAACCTCAAATAAACCGTTACTAAGTATATTGAGTAACGGTTTATTTAAAATATTTTATTAACGATACAAAAATACAAAATAGCGATGCAAGTAAGAGAATAATCCCCAGATTTTTATTCTCTTTTTCATCTTTCTTAAAATTTTGTACCCCCATACCAGCTAACATAAATCCTAGAAGCAATTGTAGAATAAGCATACTTTGTTTCGAATTATCATTCCAACTATAGATGGAATAGACCATTACAATAATTGCGAGTATGAATGTGGTAATTCTAATCATAAGAACACCCCCTGTTTGATTCTATTGTTTTAACCTACTCACCATTCCAACAATAAACTTATACTCAGCTCTACTTTTTCTTACTTTCTTAAAGCCCTCTCTCGTATCAAAAATAAAACACGTTTTCCACAACCAAATTCGTACATATAAAGACTCAAAATAAATAGGTTTTATAATGCCGCGTTCCTCAAATTCAGTTCCGTCTTTATTTTCAGTTTCTGTTCGAACGAACCACCTATTCCCGATTCCAATTTCAATATACTTCACATGCTCCCCCCCTTCAGGAAATCTTCTTTCTAACTATTCTATTATTTCCCCGGTAAGCGCACATTCCGACAGAACGTGAGCCCACAAAGAAAAAGTAGATTACAAAAATCTACTTTTATAGCCTAATTTTTTGCATTCGTTTATAAAATGTACTGCGTGGCACAGCAAATAATTTTGCAGCTAATGAAACATTTCCGTTTGTCTTTTCTAGCGCTTCAATCATGCTATAACACTGTAGTTTTCCGTGAAAATTCAGCGTATATTTTTCTTTATTTCCATTTTGTAACTCAATTTGTTTTTGATTTCCTATCACCGTCTGTAATAAAATGACATTTGCGTTTCGCATATTTCCCGTCCATTTATATTTTGAAAATTGATCACAAATAACAACTTGTCGATCACTATCAATTACATCTAAAAAGCGGTGAATTACATGTAGTTCGTTTTGATGTATTTGAATGCTACATTCACGTTCAATCGCATGGGCAATTGAAGTTAACATACCTAGCATATACGGATGTGAAAACTCAATCGAACAGGAAAAATAGCATTTTCAACACAATTAGAAAGACGACACAAATATGTTAATAATTTGAATACCTTAATGAATTTCTTTATGTGTTTTTATCAACACTATATTTTGTATAATGGAGCCTACTAAAATACATAACCAAAACCACTTTATCGGATTGTTATTTAAAAAGAATATTGCCACTGCTATTGCGAATAAAATAGTGGATGCTAAACTAATATATAATTTCGTTCTCATCCCCATTTGGCTTCACTCCTCTATCATTTTACAGTACATAGTAACTTTTCATTTTTCATCTCTATTATGTACTCTCGTAAAACATATTCTTTCCCGCCATGTTTATCATACCAATCATGTATTCTTTTAACATGCATTTTATCATTTATAATTTCCGTTTCAATTTCTACATATTCTTCATAACTATCATATTCCCATATTGCAAATACTTCAGTCGTACCATCATTATTATCTTTCATCCAGCGTCCTATTAAACGAGAACCATATTTTAATTAATTAGGTAAATTAGTATCATTGAAATGATCATTAAATATTTCTATGAATTCATTTTTTACTACATAGTACTTCCTTCTGTAAAACATATTTCTTCACCTCTTTTATGAAAAGTATCAGTAAACCTTCCCATTACTACCGTATTATAATACTTACCATCCGACAGTTTTTTATCATTTTTTAGAATACCTTCTACCCCAAAACCTAAATTTTTATAAAGCTGAATGGCTTTCTTATTTGTCTCTAGCACTTGTAATGCTATCTTTTTCACTGCATTTTCATCAGCCCAATTAATAGATTGTTGTAATAGGCACTTACCCATTCCATATCCCCAAAACTCTTTTAAAATACAAACTCCGAATTCTACTTTATGAGATAATCTCGTTAAATCAGATCCTTCACATCTCGAAAATCCAACGACACGGTTATGAACTTCCGCAACTAAAAAGAGATTTCTTGTTTTTTTACTATCCGTTTTTATTATTTCCTGGAATCCCTTCGTATCTATAAATCCCTCTCCAACTTCTCTATCCATATTTTCAGTTTCTCCATCGATCTGAACTCGTATTTTCGATAACTGCTCTGCATCTGTCTCAGCTGCAGAACGAATTGTATAAGTTAATCCATTTATATGAAACTCTTGTCCTTTTATAATCATTTCAAACTCCTTTTAAATGCAGTCTATTGGCGCTATTACAATTTGTTTACCTTGTTTCTCAAATTCTTGAATAATTTCTTTACTAGCCCCTTCATCTGTTATTATAAGGTCAATTTCTTTAAGTGACTCTCCTTTTATAAAGCAGTCTATTCCGAGTTTATTATGAGGAGCTAAACAAATATTTCTTCGAGCGATTTTGCTTACTGTTTTTCCAAAATGAGCAACTTCCGGTGTTGCAGTACTTATACCATGTAATGAAACTCCACCACCTGTAGAAAAATAAAGATCAATAGTAAAACTACTAATCAATTCCGAGGCAAGTGTATCAGTAATATTTCCTGAAGGTTTTACCTTACCACCAATTAAATACACTTCTATGCTTTTATATTCTCGTAACGAACTAGCTATCTCTATAGAATTCGTAATAACTGTAAATGATGTTTCGGGTAAAAATTTTAACATGGCACAATGAATTGAAGCCCCACCAATAAAAACGGAATCTCCTTCTTGTATATAAGAAGCTGCGATTTTTGCAATTGCATCCTCATATTTAGAGCCATTACTATAACGTTTAGATGGCTCTGCGGCTAAGTTCCTCACTCGGGCAAACTCTATTGCACCTCCATGAGTTCTTTTTAAAAAACCATCCTTCTCCATAATAGATAGATCTCTTCTTATAGAATCAATAGACATATCAAATATTTCTGCAAGATCTTTTGCGATTACTCTTCCGTCTTTTTTAAGTAGCTCTAAAATTTTCTCTCTACGCTCTTCAGTGAACATGTTCTCACCATCTTTATTGAAGATTCTGAAATTTAAACTTCATGTTAATTATATGCACGTTTCTTCCGTTTTACAATATTTTCAATTCTTATTTCCCCAGCTTTATGCGAGTTTTTTCTCTCTTTCTATTTCATTAATTTTAATACCAAATACATGCATATTTGCATATTCCACAAAAATACTTCCATTTATTTTCCTGACGATGTAAAATTATTCCTATGTTTTACTTTTT
This Bacillus mycoides DNA region includes the following protein-coding sequences:
- the kynU gene encoding kynureninase, yielding MYKEPFQPTYEYALECDKHDELKDFQTEFYKKEGTIYLDGNSLGLLSKRAEKSLLTLLDSWKEFGINGWTEGEHPWFFLSEKLGELTAPLIGALPEETIVTGSTTANIHQVIATFYEPKGIRTKILADELTFPSDIYALQSQIRLKGLDPDEHLVRVKSRDGRTLSEDDIIQAMTDDIALILLPSVLYRSGQILDMKRLTAEAHKRGIHIGFDLCHSIGSIPHHFNEWDVDFAVWCNYKYLNAGPGGVAGLYVNKKHLDRLPGLSGWFSSRKDKQFDMEHSLTAADHAGAYQIGTPHVLSIAPLIGSLEIFKDARIERLREKSLHITRYMLDLIQLELNDMGFTIGNPLEDEKRGGHIYLEHAEAARICKALKANGVIPDFRAPNGVRLAPVALYNTYEEVWNSVQTLKKIMKNEEYKNFENKREVVA
- a CDS encoding DeoR/GlpR family DNA-binding transcription regulator, with translation MFTEERREKILELLKKDGRVIAKDLAEIFDMSIDSIRRDLSIMEKDGFLKRTHGGAIEFARVRNLAAEPSKRYSNGSKYEDAIAKIAASYIQEGDSVFIGGASIHCAMLKFLPETSFTVITNSIEIASSLREYKSIEVYLIGGKVKPSGNITDTLASELISSFTIDLYFSTGGGVSLHGISTATPEVAHFGKTVSKIARRNICLAPHNKLGIDCFIKGESLKEIDLIITDEGASKEIIQEFEKQGKQIVIAPIDCI
- a CDS encoding TetR/AcrR family transcriptional regulator: MKNTTLSTRKHRSLETKKKLLHSGYTIFIKNGFQKTTITQIIKHAETGYGTAYVYFKNKDALLVVLMEGVMNRFYDIADRSFSPQTKAEARDMIQNQVRAFLQLAQEERAILQVVEEAIRTSKEIRQKWDEIRERFVTRIIQDITHSLENELVRTKLNKEIVACGWFSMNEMFLWTIVQNDKKIDVEEIVYTLTEMYTTGLYK
- a CDS encoding GNAT family N-acetyltransferase, whose translation is MIIKGQEFHINGLTYTIRSAAETDAEQLSKIRVQIDGETENMDREVGEGFIDTKGFQEIIKTDSKKTRNLFLVAEVHNRVVGFSRCEGSDLTRLSHKVEFGVCILKEFWGYGMGKCLLQQSINWADENAVKKIALQVLETNKKAIQLYKNLGFGVEGILKNDKKLSDGKYYNTVVMGRFTDTFHKRGEEICFTEGSTM
- a CDS encoding DUF3977 family protein, whose product is MKYIEIGIGNRWFVRTETENKDGTEFEERGIIKPIYFESLYVRIWLWKTCFIFDTREGFKKVRKSRAEYKFIVGMVSRLKQ
- a CDS encoding helix-turn-helix domain-containing protein, with amino-acid sequence MRNANVILLQTVIGNQKQIELQNGNKEKYTLNFHGKLQCYSMIEALEKTNGNVSLAAKLFAVPRSTFYKRMQKIRL
- a CDS encoding YczI family protein, producing the protein MIRITTFILAIIVMVYSIYSWNDNSKQSMLILQLLLGFMLAGMGVQNFKKDEKENKNLGIILLLASLFCIFVSLIKYFK